Proteins co-encoded in one Yamadazyma tenuis chromosome 1, complete sequence genomic window:
- the ARO1 gene encoding 3-dehydroquinate dehydratase (3-dehydroquinase) (COG:E; EggNog:ENOG503NTWM) yields MANIEKVSILGSDSIHIGYGIQDHIVGEILATQHSSTYVIITDTNMAKTSPYAKLSANFKHQLSVKKPESRLLTYTVPPGEDNKNRETKAAVEDYLLQQGCTRDTLILAVGGGVIGDMIGFVAATFMRGVRFIQIPTSLLAMVDSSIGGKTAIDTPLGKNFVGAFHQPKYVFIDVSFLETLPTRQFINGMAEVVKTAAIWNEDEFTRLENFAKTFIEVVSNTQVQLSSIKQDLIKTVLESVKVKADVVSNDEKELGLRNLLNFGHTIGHAIEAVLTPEALHGECVSVGMILEAELARYFGVLSPVAVARLSKCLASYHLPISIDDEGLLQKVGNKRKNINLDILLKKMSIDKKNDGSKIRCVLLESIGKCYQLKAHQISKQDLGFVLTDETLVHNFDANRIPTSNVVIPPGSKSISNRALVLAALGEGTVRIKNLLHSDDTKHMLAAVSTLKGAAISAEDSGETLIVKGNGGKMFTTGDQLYLGNAGTASRFLTTVASLVGINPETNEKHVILTGNARMQERPIGPLVDALRANGSLVEYLNSQGSLPLKIEAGRGLKGGRIELAATISSQYVSSILMCAPYADEPVTLVLVGGKPISQLYIDMTTAMMRDFGIEVTKSTTEEHTYHIPKGVYKNPAEYVVESDASSATYPLAFAALTGTSVTVPNIGSASLQGDARFAVDVLKPMGCKVDQSTHSTTVTGPPVGTLKPLPHVDMEPMTDAFLTASVVAAVAVDGSQSTSITGIANQRVKECNRIEAMVTQLAKFGVKANELPDGIEIHGIDYKTLKSPTAEVGGVHTYDDHRVAMSFSLLAGLCPEPVLILERSCTGKTWPGWWDILHTKFNVELDGHEPEKTLNNTNDLRDRNIIIIGMRAAGKTTLSKWISNHLGYSFLDLDDIFVERFKDIREYIKEHGWEAFRKEEAAIAAEYVGSQHKRFVISTGGGIVESAESRKLLKKYVEDGGIVLHLHRDIEETVTFLSADTSRPAYIDEIKEVWNRREDWYYECSSHHYYSPHCATSEEFENLRSVFVKFINSITGLSSVQVPTKKSYALEVTCQSTKELKKDFEEISVGVSAVKINIDYLKAVNKATVCEQICYLRTLTSLPIIFSVKTESQGGKLNDADLDLVESLYDVGFKLGVEYADIQMDLPGELLHKIVSNKRFTKLIASYRSESDWISAEWVNKYNLAVALNADVVKLVGVAKQFQDNFTLEQFRASHSSIPLIAYNEREAGKLTKITNTIFTPVSHDLLNSNELTVPESNYAYSLVGGYTSLKFWIVGEPVSHSRSPPLHNSAYEKLKLPYTFDRFESSDAAKVFSTLIENVDDFGGLAVTMPLKIDMMKYVSELSVSAKVIGAINTVIPLASHPGKYFGDNTDWVGIKNSFVRDGVPNITNMPVNGLVIGGGGTSRAALFALHDMGCKKIYMVNRTVSKIVDIKNTFPSEYNIEILDSMDAVSKADPVSIAVSCVPADKPLDSSIAEKVSAILENGIAAKVGDFVPSLLDAAYKPAVTPMMELAKTKYHWNVIRGVEMLVNQGEKQFEIFTGIVPPYDAIHDAVLSLD; encoded by the coding sequence ATGGCCAACATTGAAAAGGTGTCGATTCTTGGGTCGGACTCCATCCACATTGGATATGGTATTCAAGACCATATTGTGGGGGAAATTCTTGCCACGCAGCACTCGTCAACCTATGTGATTATCACCGATACCAATATGGCCAAAACGAGCCCATACGCAAAATTAtcagccaacttcaaacacCAGTTGAGTGTAAAAAAACCCGAGTCGAGGTTGTTGACCTACACTGTTCCACCGGGAGAAGACAACAAGAACCGGGAGACCAAGGCTGCTGTCGAAGACTACCTCTTACAACAAGGGTGTACCAGAGACACATTGATCTTGGCggttggaggtggtgtCATTGGAGACATGATTGGGTTTGTGGCTGCCACCTTCATGAGAGGAGTGCGGTTCATTCAGATCCCCACCAGTTTGTTGGCGATGGTCGACTCGTCGATTGGGGGAAAGACTGCTATTGATACTCCGTTGGGGAAGAACTTTGTAGGAGCTTTCCACCAGCCCAAGTACGTTTTCATCGATGTATCTTTCTTAGAGACTTTGCCCACCAGACAGTTCATCAATGGTATGGCCGAGGTGGTGAAAACAGCCGCCATTTGGAACGAGGATGAGTTCACCAGATTGGAGAATTTTGCCAAAACTTTTATTGAGGTGGTTTCCAACACTCAGGTACAATTGTCCAGTATTAAGCAGGACCTCATCAAAACCGTATTGGAATCGGTCAAGGTGAAGGCGGACGTGGTTTCCAACGATGAGAAGGAATTGGGCTTGaggaacttgttgaactttggTCATACTATCGGACATGCCATTGAGGCTGTTTTGACTCCAGAAGCGTTACACGGAGAGTGTGTTTCTGTGGGGATGATTTTGGAGGCCGAATTGGCTAGATACTTCGGCGTTTTGTCGCCTGTGGCCGTGGCCAGGTTGTCCAAGTGTCTTGCCTCATACCATCTTCCTATTTCTATTGACGATGAGGgattgttgcaaaaagtgGGAAACAAGCGTAAgaacatcaacttggacattttgttgaagaaaatgtcGATTGACAAGAAGAACGACGGTAGCAAGATCAGATGTGTTTTATTGGAAAGCATAGGAAAGTGTTATCAATTGAAGGCACATCAGATTTCGAAACAGGACTTGGGTTTCGTGTTGACAGACGAAACATTGGTGCACAACTTTGATGCCAACCGAATCCCAACTTCGAATGTAGTAATTCCTCCCGGCTCCAAGTCTATCTCCAACAGAGCCCTTGTGTTAGCAGCATTGGGTGAAGGTACCGTTAGGATCAAAAACTTGCTTCATTCCGACGATACGAAACATATGCTTGCAGCTGTGTCGACCTTAAAAGGAGCTGCAATCTCAGCTGAAGACAGTGGAGAAACATTGATTGTGAAGGGAAATGGTGGGAAAATGTTCACGACTGGTGACCAATTATACTTGGGAAATGCTGGTACTGCTTCCAGATTCTTGACTACAGTGGCATCGTTGGTGGGTATCAACCCTGAAACCAATGAGAAGCACGTTATATTGACTGGAAATGCTAGAATGCAAGAAAGACCAATTGGACCATTGGTGGATGCTTTGAGAGCCAACGGGTCTCTCGTTGAATACTTGAACAGCCAAGGTTCTTTGCCATTAAAGATTGAGGCTGGAAGAGGCTTGAAAGGTGGCAGAATAGAATTGGCTGCAACCATTTCGTCGCAGTATGTTTCTTCCATATTAATGTGTGCCCCATACGCTGATGAGCCTGTTAcgttggtgttggtagGAGGAAAGCCCATCTCACAGTTGTACATCGATATGACAACTGCGATGATGAGAGActttggaattgaagtcACCAAATCCACTACTGAAGAGCACACCTACCATATTCCAAAGGGTGTCTACAAAAATCCTGCTGAATATGTGGTTGAGTCTGATGCTTCGTCGGCCACCTATCCATTGGCATTCGCTGCCTTGACGGGTACTTCTGTCACAGTACCAAACATTGGCTCTGCTTCTTTACAGGGCGATGCCCGTTTTGCTGTGGATGTGTTGAAGCCAATGGGATGTAAAGTTGATCAGTCCACTCACTCCACAACCGTCACTGGTCCACCGGTGGGTACTTTGAAGCCTTTGCCTCATGTGGATATGGAGCCTATGACAGATGCTTTCTTGACTGCTTCTGTGGTAGCTGCTGTGGCAGTGGATGGAAGTCAATCCACTTCCATCACTGGTATTGCCAACCAAAGAGTGAAAGAGTGTAATAGAATCGAGGCCATGGTGACTCAGTTAGCCAAGTTTGGTGTCAAGGCCAACGAATTACCAGATGGAATTGAAATCCATGGTATTGACTACAAAACCTTGAAGTCTCCAACTGCagaagttggaggtgtCCACACTTACGACGATCATAGAGTTGCTATGTCGTTCTCATTACTTGCTGGATTGTGTCCTGAACCAGTCTTGATCCTTGAAAGATCATGTACTGGGAAAACCTGGCCTGGCTGGTGGGATATCTTAcacaccaagttcaacgTTGAGCTTGATGGTCATGAACCGGAGAAAACTCtcaacaataccaatgaCCTCCGTGATAGAAacattatcatcattggCATGAGGGCTGCTGGTAAGACCACCTTATCTAAATGGATTTCTAACCATTTGGGTTACAGTTTCCTTGATTTGGATGACATTTTCGTTGAAAGATTCAAGGACATCAGAGAGTATATCAAAGAACACGGTTGGGAAGCGTTCCgtaaagaagaagctgctATTGCTGCTGAGTACGTTGGGTCTCAACATAAGAGGTTTGTGATCTCgactggtggtggaataGTTGAGTCGGCCGAATCTCggaagttgttgaaaaagtacGTCGAAGACGGTGGTATTGTGTTGCACTTGCATCGCGATATCGAAGAGACCGTTACTTTCTTGTCTGCGGACACTTCAAGACCAGCTTACATAGACGAAATTAAGGAGGTTTGGAATAGGAGAGAAGATTGGTACTACGAATGCTCCAGTCATCACTACTACTCCCCACACTGTGCCACATCTgaggagtttgaaaatttgAGAAGCGTCTTTGTTAAGTTTATCAATTCCATCACCGGTTTATCGCTGGTGCAAGTTCCAACCAAAAAGTCATATGCTTTGGAGGTGACTTGCCAGAGCACtaaagagttgaagaaagacTTTGAGGAAATCAGTGTGGGTGTTTCGGCTGTGAAGATCAACATCGACTATCTCAAGGCGGTTAACAAGGCCACTGTTTGTGAACAGATATGTTACTTACGAACCTTAACCAGCTTGCCAATAATATTCAGTGTGAAAACTGAATCTCAAGGTGGCAAGTTGAATGATGCagacttggacttggtaGAAAGCTTGTACGATGTGGGATTCAAATTGGGAGTCGAATACGCTGATATACAGATGGACTTACCAGGTGAATTATTGCACAAAATTGTGTCCAACAAAAGATTCACCAAGTTAATTGCGTCTTATAGAAGTGAAAGTGACTGGATTTCTGCTGAATGGGTCAATAAGTACAACTTGGCTGTCGCTTTGAATGCTGATGttgtcaagttggtggGTGTGGCCAAACAGTTCCAAGATAACTTCACCTTGGAGCAGTTCAGAGCTTCACACTCGTCGATTCCATTGATTGCCTACAACGAAAGAGAAGCTGGAAAATTGACGAAGATCACCAACACTATCTTCACGCCAGTATCTCatgatttgttgaactctAACGAGTTGACAGTACCCGAATCCAATTACGCCTACAGTCTTGTGGGTGGTTATACCAgcttgaagttttggatTGTTGGTGAACCTGTTTCACATTCAAGATCTCCCCCATTGCACAATTCTGCGTACgagaaattgaagttgcCATATACATTCGACCGATTTGAGTCGTCTGATGCTGCCAAAGTTTTCAGCACTTTGATAGAAAATGTTGACGACTTTGGTGGATTGGCAGTGACGATGCCGTTGAAAATCGATATGATGAAGTATGTAAGTGAATTATCAGTCTCAGCCAAAGTCATTGGAGCCATCAACACGGTGATTCCACTTGCGAGTCACCCAGGTAAATATTTTGGTGACAACACCGACTGGGTTGGAATTAAGAACTCGTTTGTCAGAGATGGCGTGCCAAATATCACGAACATGCCGGTTAATGGTCTTGttattggaggtggaggcACCTCGAGAGCTGCTCTTTTCGCGTTGCATGATATgggctgcaaaaaaatttATATGGTGAACAGAACGGTGCTGAAGattgttgatatcaagaacaCGTTCCCAAGTGAGTACAACATTGAGATCTTGGACTCTATGGATGCAGTATCGAAGGCCGATCCTGTTTCCATTGCTGTATCATGCGTTCCAGCGGATAAGCCACTTGATTCGAGTATCGCTGAGAAAGTGTCTGCCATCTTGGAGAACGGAATTGCCGCAAAGGTTGGGGACTTTGTGCCTTCGCTTCTTGATGCTGCGTACAAGCCGGCAGTGACTCCCATGATGGAACTTGCCAAAACCAAGTACCACTGGAATGTAATTAGAGGAGTTGAGATGCTAGTAAATCAGGGTGAAAAGCAGTTTGAGATTTTTACTGGGATAGTTCCACCGTACGATGCTATCCACGATGCCGTCTTGTCTTTGGACTAA
- a CDS encoding serine/threonine-protein phosphatase (EggNog:ENOG503NY5Q; COG:T) codes for MCHAMQHKRSLSLFNGARHYFLSRESEDDDLELENPYIQYPVVTRDQMNRVAIDKYKFDFSYASFSFHSTKGESAIHSLSDLSDPTSLNTLLPRRRPHGSPADTLSIKAGDDAMLVSPTVLGVADGVSGWESKGEHCSSGVWSRSMLETLSRLLTEYKIAHYPHNLNKRDIDQIIDDSYLHTSHLMDLQNLNGSSTLVLCMLSGEYLKMISIGDSKLFVIRDGQIVKTNEEQLISELCPKQIGTQTLTQLPSEMAWVDAMKLQENDVILLCSDGITDNLYEDEINKYLNEYLNEQNLGLRQAAQKLLSKAKEIAFDDYAFTPYNEKVNALPKEKFGNKSSCGGKLDDMSICLARVVPNQNGGQVKA; via the coding sequence ATGTGTCACGCTATGCAACACAAAAGATCATTGTCTTTGTTTAACGGAGCAAGACACTATTTCCTATCTCGAGAactggaagatgatgacttggagCTAGAGAACCCGTACATCCAATACCCAGTTGTTACGCGTGATCAAATGAACAGAGTGGCTATTGATAAGTATAAGTTTGATTTCTCCTACGCATCGTTCAGTTTTCATTCCACAAAAGGTGAATCGGCCATCCACTCTTTGTCTGACTTGAGTGATCCTACGCTGTTGAATACCTTGCTTCCTCGCCGAAGACCGCACGGGTCTCCCGCCGATACTTTGTCTATAAAGGCTGGAGATGATGCCATGTTAGTCTCACCAACAGTTTTGGGGGTTGCAGATGGTGTGAGTGGATGGGAGAGCAAGGGAGAACACTGCTCCTCGGGCGTGTGGTCCAGATCCATGCTTGAAACTTTGAGCCGGTTGTTGACGGAGTACAAAATTGCACACTACCCTcacaacttgaacaaaagagACATAGACCAGATCATCGATGATTCTTACTTGCACACCTCGCATCTTATGGACTTGCAGAATTTGAATGGATCTTCAACTCTTGTGTTGTGTATGTTGAGTGGagagtacttgaagatgatcaGTATAGGTGACTCGAAGTTGTTTGTGATTCGCGATGGGCAAATCGTCAAGACCAACGAAGAGCAGTTAATTTCCGAGTTATGTCCTAAACAAATAGGAACACAGACATTGACACAGTTGCCTTCAGAAATGGCGTGGGTTGACGCCATGAAGTTGCAAGAAAATGATGTGATTTTATTGTGTTCAGATGGTATCACCGATAACCTttatgaagatgaaatcaacaaatacttgaatgaGTATTTGAACGAGCAAAACTTGGGGTTGAGGCAGGCGGCCCAAAAACTCTTGAGTAAGGCTAAAGAAATTGCGTTTGACGATTATGCCTTCACTCCATATAACGAAAAGGTGAACGCATTACCGAAGGAGAAATTTGGTAACAAGTCGAGTTGTGGAGGTAAGTTGGACGATATGTCCATATGTTTGGCCAGAGTGGTACCAAACCAAAACGGGGGTCAGGTTAAAGCATAG